One window of the Dehalococcoidia bacterium genome contains the following:
- a CDS encoding FMN-binding glutamate synthase family protein: MNLQRPNANDATRTANRSRSIVPSSGLCSRCVDGCTGNCEVFKATFRGRELIYPGPFGEITAGGDKDYPIDYSHLNIQGYALGAEGLGKGVIGDPDTATFPGVNTETEYGWNIKVKMKAPIFTGALGSTEIARKNWEHFAVGAAISGITAVCGENVCGIDPGLKLDAKGKITLSPDMDRRIEQYRRYHQGYGEILVQMNVEDTRLGVAEYVSKKHGLNTIELKWGQGAKCIGGEIKVDSLERALELQKRGYIVTPDPSSPLNQAAFKDGAIKEFERHSRLGFIDEEGFYNEVQSLRKLGFKRVTLKTGAYGLRELAMAIKWGSKAKIDLLTIDGAGGGTGMSPWRMMEEWGMPSLYLHSAAYEFCKKLSDKGERVPDIAFAGGFSSEDGVFKALSLGSPFVKAVCMGRALMIPGMVGKNIDAWIKQGKLPNTVSQFGSKVEEIFVCYEEVKNLVGSKEINNIPLGAIGIYSYSQKIKVGLQQLMAGARRFNLGVMSRQDLMSLTEECAKVTGIPYLMDAYRDEAMQILES, translated from the coding sequence ATGAATCTGCAGCGACCCAATGCCAATGACGCCACCCGGACAGCCAATCGTTCCCGGAGCATAGTTCCCTCAAGCGGACTGTGCAGCCGATGTGTCGACGGCTGTACGGGAAACTGCGAAGTGTTCAAGGCCACCTTCCGCGGCCGGGAACTGATTTACCCCGGGCCATTCGGCGAAATCACCGCCGGTGGCGATAAGGACTACCCCATCGATTATTCTCATCTGAACATCCAGGGTTATGCTCTGGGTGCTGAAGGATTGGGCAAAGGAGTCATCGGCGATCCGGATACCGCCACGTTCCCCGGGGTCAACACAGAAACCGAATACGGCTGGAATATTAAAGTTAAGATGAAAGCGCCTATCTTCACCGGCGCCCTCGGCTCCACCGAAATCGCCCGCAAGAACTGGGAGCACTTCGCCGTTGGTGCGGCTATCTCTGGAATCACTGCTGTCTGCGGTGAAAATGTCTGCGGCATAGACCCGGGATTGAAACTCGATGCCAAGGGCAAGATCACCCTCTCTCCGGATATGGACCGCCGCATCGAGCAGTATCGTCGATACCATCAGGGCTACGGTGAAATCCTGGTGCAGATGAACGTGGAAGATACGCGTCTGGGAGTTGCCGAATACGTCAGCAAAAAGCACGGCCTGAACACCATCGAGCTCAAGTGGGGTCAAGGCGCCAAGTGTATCGGCGGAGAGATAAAGGTCGATTCGCTGGAGCGCGCCCTGGAACTTCAGAAACGCGGGTATATCGTCACCCCTGATCCTTCGAGCCCGCTAAATCAGGCGGCCTTCAAAGACGGCGCCATCAAGGAATTCGAGCGCCACAGCCGGCTGGGGTTCATTGATGAAGAGGGCTTTTACAATGAAGTTCAGAGTCTGAGAAAACTGGGATTCAAGCGCGTTACTTTAAAGACAGGTGCCTATGGGCTCCGCGAACTGGCGATGGCCATCAAATGGGGTTCGAAAGCCAAGATCGACCTGTTGACTATCGATGGTGCTGGCGGCGGTACCGGCATGAGCCCCTGGCGGATGATGGAGGAATGGGGCATGCCCAGCCTCTACCTGCATTCTGCAGCCTACGAATTTTGCAAAAAGCTCTCTGACAAAGGCGAGCGCGTGCCGGATATCGCCTTTGCGGGTGGATTCAGCAGCGAAGACGGCGTATTCAAGGCTCTCTCACTGGGTTCTCCATTCGTCAAGGCCGTCTGCATGGGCCGTGCTTTGATGATCCCGGGAATGGTCGGCAAGAACATCGACGCCTGGATCAAGCAAGGAAAACTCCCCAATACAGTCAGCCAGTTCGGCTCAAAGGTCGAGGAGATATTCGTCTGTTACGAGGAAGTAAAGAACCTCGTCGGCTCCAAGGAAATCAACAACATTCCGCTGGGAGCGATAGGCATTTACAGCTACAGCCAGAAGATCAAGGTG
- a CDS encoding NrpR regulatory domain-containing protein, with the protein MIGIESQEVERKIIAILRIIKDSVDPVGARIVARHLQGHGIDLTERAVRYHLKSMDERGLTRLVGRDGRLITEHGLEELKSALVQDKVGFAISRIEILAFKTSFDWKTRSGSLPVNISLFPSGKFRKALQAMAPVFRAGLCAGDRIAVAQEGQPIGNLIVPEGKVGIATVCSAVVNGALLKAGVPMDSRFGGILQIRNHVPWRFVELIHYAGSSLDPSEVFIRGKMTAVSQAAQKGNGKILANFREIPAVCRPPVEEVVNGLKEAGLGALFLMGNTSESVCEIPIGLNRIGMILIGGMNPIAAAEEAGIEAENKAMSSIMDYQALTKFEELL; encoded by the coding sequence TTGATCGGAATCGAATCCCAGGAAGTGGAGCGGAAAATCATTGCCATCCTGAGAATCATCAAGGACTCTGTTGACCCGGTAGGCGCCCGGATCGTGGCCCGTCACCTCCAGGGACACGGGATCGATCTCACTGAGAGAGCAGTACGCTACCATCTCAAATCGATGGATGAGCGAGGGCTGACGCGTCTGGTCGGGCGGGACGGCAGGCTGATTACCGAGCATGGCCTCGAAGAACTAAAGAGCGCCCTGGTCCAGGACAAAGTCGGATTTGCCATCTCCAGAATTGAGATACTGGCTTTCAAAACCAGTTTCGATTGGAAAACCCGCTCCGGTTCTCTACCGGTTAACATATCCCTCTTCCCCAGCGGTAAATTCAGAAAGGCGTTGCAGGCAATGGCTCCAGTGTTCAGGGCCGGGCTCTGCGCCGGTGACCGCATAGCCGTGGCTCAAGAAGGGCAGCCCATCGGCAATCTGATTGTCCCGGAGGGAAAGGTGGGAATAGCCACAGTCTGCAGCGCCGTGGTCAATGGCGCGCTGCTCAAAGCAGGTGTTCCCATGGATTCTCGATTCGGTGGCATCCTCCAAATTCGAAATCACGTGCCATGGCGCTTCGTAGAACTGATTCACTATGCCGGATCGTCGCTCGATCCTTCCGAGGTTTTCATCCGGGGAAAGATGACCGCAGTATCTCAAGCGGCCCAAAAAGGAAACGGAAAAATACTGGCCAACTTCCGGGAAATCCCTGCGGTTTGCCGTCCCCCGGTAGAGGAGGTGGTAAACGGACTGAAAGAAGCCGGGCTGGGTGCTCTCTTTCTGATGGGGAACACCAGCGAGTCAGTCTGCGAAATACCCATAGGGCTGAACCGGATCGGAATGATCCTCATAGGGGGGATGAATCCGATAGCCGCCGCTGAGGAAGCCGGCATCGAGGCAGAAAACAAAGCGATGAGCAGTATTATGGATTATCAGGCTTTAACCAAGTTTGAAGAGTTATTGTAA